The sequence TTGTATTATTCTTGCTTCTTCTTTATGTGGCTTAGGTTTATTATCAACCCTCTCTGTCTAGGTTTCGACAATGGCAGTGGTAACTGGGACAATGCCAGCAACTTGCAAATCGTACCTCAGGTAggtatatataaatttgttgCATCTATATTATTTTACTGAAATAGAGAGCAGTGAGATGCTAAAATGTGTTTCATCACGTTTAAGGCGATGTACAACGAAAATTCTTCGCTCTTCTTCCCCCCGGGCTATGGCTTCGACTCCCAAATGGCATATGGACAGTTTCCCACATTGCCTAGCCCTTTATCGACAATAATGATTGATGGTCAGCTGTTCTCTCCACACCAAATACCTGTGACTCCGCCCTACTATCCTCCAGCTGTTTCACCTGGCCCACCACATGCTAATTCGGTGCATTCAGTTTCACAGgctgagttgatgccaggtggAAGTAGCAGTCAAGAAAATCCGAGTGACAGCACATTTTTTGGGCCTGGCTCAGGTTATTATCTACCTTTTGGATCTTTTGGTGGAGGGGATCTATCCGGAAATAGCGGACTTGGCCTTCAAAGTCTTTACAAATTCCCTGGAGAGTTTGGATCCAGCGAACGATTGCCAAGTCGTTCCAGTTCTCTAGACACTAGCAGGTTCATGTCTCCATTAAGTTCTGGAACTGTATACCCTCAACCAATTGGCATTCTTGGATCATATGAGCAAAATGTTGCACaggtttgtttaaaattttcttataagCTTGTACATTCTTTTCACAGTGAAAAAATAGATGCACAGCCTCCAGAACTGAGACTGACAATCATCTTTCTGCCTTTCTATTGTCATTGCTTTCATCACTGATTAAGACTCTGAAGATTATTTTTGCTAGGAACTTCAAACGAATTTTGGCTGACCTGTTAAAACTTCTACTAGAATACATAGTATATACCAAATATCTCTTTCTTAATGTGTACCAAATCTGTGTATTTTTAGCATAAAGGTGATCGATTTTACTTGACTGAAAAGTTGTAGTGTGCAGTTTGCTTTATATTTTAACGTTTTGTCATCCCACACTGCTATATATATTGCTAACTAGCATATGTTGTGTAGCATTTTTTTGGGAATATCGAATACCAGTatgagttactattgactgaaatttaatataatcttTAAACTATTTACGGAAAACCTAATTATAGACCTgcctttttcttgatttctaaTTACATATTGGCAGGCATTTCAGGGTTTTGGAGTGACACCAAACTCCTCATCCAGACATTATGCTCATGGTAGTTCATACCAAAGTGGTTCTGGGTCTAGTTTTAGCCGAAATCAGTTTGCTATTGACAAAGGTGGAAGACGCGAAAGAGAACGGGAAACTATCAGTACTTCCGCTGATACACTAGGTACTTCAAGTGACCGGAACCGTGGGCCAAGGGCGTCGAAGGCAAAAGGCAAGAATTCCTCTGAAGAGGGGTCTGCATCAGGCATTAAAGATGTTGAGTCTACTTCTGGGTTTCAAGTCAATGAGTTTAACTCCCTAGATTTCATAATTGACTATGAACGAGccaaattttttgttattaagTCTTTCAGCGAAGATAATATCCATAAAAGTATAAAATATGGTGTTTGGTCTAGTACCCCTCTAGGAAACAGGAAGCTGGATGCTGCCTACGCTGATACAAAGAAAATGGAAGGCAATTGTCCTCTCTTTCTCTTTTTCTCGGTAAgttgattgaatttttttaaccgCCGATACCCTTTTTGATTTTACTTGCAATTCCTGCGACAGTTAAAGGTTTGATAACACGTATCTTGTGAGCTATTGTTCACTTGGTGAAAGAAGTGATAAATATAGTTCTGcatttgagattgtttaaagtGATTCAACACCACAAGGATGATCCTCTGTTCTTTTTGGAGTCGAATAGCTGCTATAAACGAGATAAAAAGTTTGCTGTGTTTAGTGGTATTGGTATTTTGTCTTTTGGGATTGGATTGGTCTCCGATTAAGTACAGATCACGTAGGGAACTATCAGGTAACAGAGGCTAAAACTTGTTAGAAATTTCTGTGCCAAGCATAGTTGTTAAAGGCGCCTTTGAGCCTGAGGTGCAAGGCGAGACACGCACCTTATCGAAACCAGGCGcactattaaaattttaaaataatatatttgtatgCTATTCTTTTATTACAAAAcaatattattgaaataattaagctaagcaaaaatatattatatcacaaaaatatatttaattatttatctacTACTGCTATTATCTTTCATTATTGACAGATTTATGCCTTTTATTTTTCTGATCtagattattaatattttatctttagTATGTTGTGTAGTACTGTAGCTAAGGAATCTGCTATTATTGGCAGATTCCTTACTTTATCTGGCAGATTTCTTCCTTTTATGTTCTGATCTAGACTACCATTCACCTTAttgttttaatgttttcaatTTTAATCCTGTGGCTGTGCTTTGAGATTTATTTCCTCCTTTGTTTTAACTAGAATTGCTTGATGTTACATATTTTTTGTGGCAGGAAGCTTATTCTTTTAAAATGGCTGCGTAATTACTGCAGGTTAATGCTAGTGGGCAGTTTTGTGGTGTAGCTGAGATGGTAGGACCTGTTGACTTTGAGAATGATGCTGATTATTGGCAACAGGATAGATGGAGTGGGCAGTTTCCTGTCAAATGGCACATCATAAAAGATGTACCCAACAGTCTCTTCCGCCACATACTTCTTGAAAATAATGACACCAAGCCTGTTACTCACAGTCGAGATTCACAAGAGGTATTTCCATGTTCTGGATTTATTTTTCCTGATTTAAAAAGTTATGTTTAGATTTTGATAACTGATAAAAACCAATCCAGAGATCTTAAGCTATTATAAAAGTTCTAACTGTAATTATCCTCGTTCAATTGGTTTGAGGACTCGAGAATTGCAAGGTTCCTTTCTCTGATATTTTCAGCTGTTTTCTAGATttcttattttgtttcaaaCTGATATTTATTTTGAGTAGAAGATGGTAGGAATGGGAATTTTTCATTCTCTCGACACTTGAGGTGAGTGTCCAAGAAGATACTTCAATGAAGAAGTAATAATTTCATTTGGGATGTCAGTAATGATATAGTTGCTGTGAATGCAATTGTTTCGAATTAGAATGATAGCAATATACTcattttattatcaattttttcaagCGATCGATTTGGAACACACAGTAGACAATCCAGGAACTGTAGAAAATACTTTCGATTAGATTTCCAAACTTTTTAACTTTTTCCCCTCTTTTCCAGAATTGCATGTGCTAGTTGCATAACAGACGCACACAAAACACTTATGTGGTTAATCATGCATGTTTTCTTGTAATAGATGGGACAGTGTGTTAGGATAGTTGATTTGATTGGTGATCGGACTTTTAGGAATGGGGAGCATGGGGAGGTGGTCGTGTACTTTGAAGTTTCGAGTACTACGGTGGGACTGGGACCTTGGTTAAAACTGAAAAGTAGGGGGAAGGCTGGGAATCATGCAGGGAGTTTAGgttttttggattcaattaaataattgttcttTTTACAATCGTTGTGGCGCTTATGGAGATGTAGCATTTAGCTTCAGATGGATGACAAATTCTTGTCAGTAAATGGGATTGTTCTCATAGACGAGAAAACCTTCAAAAAGGTCtactaaaatcataaaattttctaGTTTAAGTGGATCAGTGATACATATATTTTGCTAATTAGATAACCATTTCCATCAATTGTTACGACATTGTACTAATTTTCTCCAGGACCTTGTATCACATTCTTAATCATGAATACTTTTAACATGCAGTATTTCTTGGTGTGAAAGGCAAGTCTTTTGTGGCCGTGTAGGTTCTTATATTAGTTTTGAATACCGGATGCACGAATGAATGTTCTCACTTTTAGATTGTATATTTCCAGATTTTATTCTTTCCAACCGGTTTCATTGTTTCAAGTTTATTCATCAATCTTAATAGTTCCAATTATTGAGTATGTCTTTGACATGTTGCAATGCCATGTACAGTCGACTTATTTATCCATGAATCCTTATTTCAGGTGAAATTAGAACAGGGAATTGaaatgatcaaaattttcaagaactATGACTCGGAAACATCCCTTCTTGACGACTTCAACTTCTATGATGACCGTGAGAAGTCCTTGCTTGAGAGAAAGGCCAAACAGCGAGCCATTTCAACTGGAAATACATCAACTTCACTTGCTACTGAATCAATAAATCAACTATCAGATAATTTGACGGACACTCTCCGTTTGGATGGTGCCAAAAACCTGTCCAAGACGAAGAATTTGGAGTAGCTGGTATTGTATTTAACATGTAGCAGACTGCAGCATTTGCTTCTAGGCATTTGAATTTATCGTCAAAAGTTACTGACCGGGGAATGATATCTCATAGTAGCTGGTGTTACCCTTTTCATCGAATCTCTCTCTTCGTCTTATTTGGTTATTCGATATTTGTAGGGAAGACTAGAGGCTGAACACTGGGACAGCTCTTGTACTCTTCTTTCTTTCCTATagtcatttcatttttatttttcgctATTCTTAATTTGTCTTTTATCAAGATAGGGTGGTGTAGGCATGGGAGGATTGCGAAATCCGCGTGCCGAATGCTTGGTGGTTGTATTTTTAGCTTTTCTATATTCTATATTACTTGGAGGGCAGATTGTATTAGGATGCTATGTATCAACATTCTGTATAAGCCCCTCAAAAGAGGTGGCAATTAAAATCGAATGAATGCAGCCATATTTACAAGAGAGATGTATCATTTTATGCTATTTCGAATTCATTTcaaaccattttttttattttcctcgtttggaagaaaaaaaattgattttggaaataattttaatgaaatttcctTCTGTTTTCATAAAATTGTGGGCGAATTACCGCGGTTGAAACCATCAGTAATTTAATGGATATTCGATACAGTTTAAATGTGTTCAAGCTTGAGTAAGATTaaacaatttttataaataacaaTCGGATTGGTTAGGATTTTGATAAAAACTACATGTTTATCATTTTTGCTAAATAATGAATTACTAGAACAAACTATT comes from Primulina huaijiensis isolate GDHJ02 chromosome 2, ASM1229523v2, whole genome shotgun sequence and encodes:
- the LOC140971193 gene encoding YTH domain-containing protein ECT4-like isoform X2, with the translated sequence MTEQPLSPKDERIISVNPPPNAAILGASRNTKDMPATSETSGSLATTYPFSSYKPQDQNYYFGGFDNGSGNWDNASNLQIVPQAMYNENSSLFFPPGYGFDSQMAYGQFPTLPSPLSTIMIDGQLFSPHQIPVTPPYYPPAVSPGPPHANSVHSVSQAELMPGGSSSQENPSDSTFFGPGSGYYLPFGSFGGGDLSGNSGLGLQSLYKFPGEFGSSERLPSRSSSLDTSRFMSPLSSGTVYPQPIGILGSYEQNVAQGFGVTPNSSSRHYAHGSSYQSGSGSSFSRNQFAIDKGGRRERERETISTSADTLGTSSDRNRGPRASKAKGKNSSEEGSASGIKDVESTSGFQVNEFNSLDFIIDYERAKFFVIKSFSEDNIHKSIKYGVWSSTPLGNRKLDAAYADTKKMEGNCPLFLFFSVNASGQFCGVAEMVGPVDFENDADYWQQDRWSGQFPVKWHIIKDVPNSLFRHILLENNDTKPVTHSRDSQEVKLEQGIEMIKIFKNYDSETSLLDDFNFYDDREKSLLERKAKQRAISTGNTSTSLATESINQLSDNLTDTLRLDGAKNLSKTKNLE
- the LOC140971193 gene encoding YTH domain-containing protein ECT4-like isoform X1, with the translated sequence MTEQPLSPKDERIISVNPPPNAAILGASRNTKDMPATSETSGSLATTYPFSSYKPQDQNYYFGGFDNGSGNWDNASNLQIVPQAMYNENSSLFFPPGYGFDSQMAYGQFPTLPSPLSTIMIDGQLFSPHQIPVTPPYYPPAVSPGPPHANSVHSVSQAELMPGGSSSQENPSDSTFFGPGSGYYLPFGSFGGGDLSGNSGLGLQSLYKFPGEFGSSERLPSRSSSLDTSRFMSPLSSGTVYPQPIGILGSYEQNVAQAFQGFGVTPNSSSRHYAHGSSYQSGSGSSFSRNQFAIDKGGRRERERETISTSADTLGTSSDRNRGPRASKAKGKNSSEEGSASGIKDVESTSGFQVNEFNSLDFIIDYERAKFFVIKSFSEDNIHKSIKYGVWSSTPLGNRKLDAAYADTKKMEGNCPLFLFFSVNASGQFCGVAEMVGPVDFENDADYWQQDRWSGQFPVKWHIIKDVPNSLFRHILLENNDTKPVTHSRDSQEVKLEQGIEMIKIFKNYDSETSLLDDFNFYDDREKSLLERKAKQRAISTGNTSTSLATESINQLSDNLTDTLRLDGAKNLSKTKNLE